ACATGCAAGACAGAGTGTTTACCCCTTCACTTGTGGTAAAAATATGGAAAAGCTTTGTCGAACCTACGGGATGTGTTGTTGCGGGTTGGCACTGTGATGATGAATCTTCGTTAAAGTGTCTGTCGAGCTTAGGAATAAAGATAGAGTCAGAAGAGGAGTACAAACAAACAGCGCCAGCACCCAAAAGCAAGAAGAGTACTTCTTCTGAGCCAGGAGTTTTTTATACGGGCAATTTAAGGGGAGGACAAAAGCTGATTCATAACGGGGACGTTATAATTCTTGGGAGGGTCCATGTCGGAGCAGAGATTCATGCGAAAGGGCATATCATAGTTTTAGGCAAACTAAGCGGCCTTGCACATGCCGGTTGTTACGGAGATAATTCTGTATCAGTAGTTGCTCATTCTCTTGAATCTACTCAAGTAAGAATAGGAACAAAAGCAGGTATGATAGATAAATCATCAGATTTTTGGAATAAACCGGCGGTAATAAGCATCTCAAATGACGAAGTGCTTGTTGCTGGCTGGCCAACAATATAGGGGGAATAGTAAGTTGGATTGTAGAATAATAGTAGTCACTTCTGGTAAGGGTGGAGTTGGGAAAACTACCACCACAGCGAACCTTGCAGCTGCTTTAGCAAAGGAAGGATACAAAGTAGTAGCTATAGATGGTGACGTGGGACTAAGAAACCTTGACGTAATAATGGGACTTGAAAACAGAATGGTTTATACGTTGATAGACGTGGTTGAGGGAACTTGTCGTTTAAACCAAGCTCTTATAAAGGATAAAAGAATCGAAAATCTTTACCTTATACCGACGGCACAGTCACGAACAAAGGACTCAGTTTCAGCAGACCAGATGTTATCACTCTGTGAAGAACTCAGAAAAGAGTTTGACTTCGTGCTTATCGACAGCCCTGCGGGAATAGAGTCAGGCTTTCACAACTCTGCGATAGGCGCAGACGAGGCAATTGTAATTACTACACCTGAAGTATCGGCAGTCAGAGATGCGGATAGAATAATAGGGCTTCTTGAGTCCATGGAGAAAGCTCCGATTCGCTTGGTAATAAACAGAATCAAGCCAGAAATGGTTTCACGTGGAGAGATGTTGGATGTTCAGGATGTATTGGACATATTGGCAGTGGATATTCTGGGTATAGTACCTGATGACGAAAGCATTGTAACTTCCGCAAACAAAGGTGAACCTTTGACTCTTGGGAGTACATCACAGGCAGCCAAAGCCTATTCAAATATATCAAAGCGCATCATAGGCGAAGAAGTCCCGATTTTAAATCTTTTCTCTGAATCGAAAGGGTTCTTCTCACGCTTGTTTGGTAGAAAGAAGTAGGTGATGGCATGTTAGATTTTGTTGCAAGACTGTTTAAGGCTGAAAGAAGTAAAAATGTAG
The sequence above is drawn from the Synergistaceae bacterium genome and encodes:
- the minC gene encoding septum site-determining protein MinC codes for the protein MIQLKGRKAGLLRCIVPSDISEKQLLDEFAEVVERGNGLLQGNSIIIDMQDRVFTPSLVVKIWKSFVEPTGCVVAGWHCDDESSLKCLSSLGIKIESEEEYKQTAPAPKSKKSTSSEPGVFYTGNLRGGQKLIHNGDVIILGRVHVGAEIHAKGHIIVLGKLSGLAHAGCYGDNSVSVVAHSLESTQVRIGTKAGMIDKSSDFWNKPAVISISNDEVLVAGWPTI
- the minD gene encoding septum site-determining protein MinD, with protein sequence MDCRIIVVTSGKGGVGKTTTTANLAAALAKEGYKVVAIDGDVGLRNLDVIMGLENRMVYTLIDVVEGTCRLNQALIKDKRIENLYLIPTAQSRTKDSVSADQMLSLCEELRKEFDFVLIDSPAGIESGFHNSAIGADEAIVITTPEVSAVRDADRIIGLLESMEKAPIRLVINRIKPEMVSRGEMLDVQDVLDILAVDILGIVPDDESIVTSANKGEPLTLGSTSQAAKAYSNISKRIIGEEVPILNLFSESKGFFSRLFGRKK